In the genome of Halobacterium noricense, one region contains:
- a CDS encoding HalX domain-containing protein, protein MPEPATVLVVEDERELADLFADWLADSYDVRTAYNAADALDELDEDVDVVLLDRRLPERSGDDVLAAIREHGYDCQVAVVTAVDPDFDTLELGFDTYVVKPIERDELESLVKRLLARSLYNEEVQQYFALASKRATIETTKTDAELAADERYQQLCEDIRELRVELDQRITDLDEDDFLAVFHDLQTHEEATSN, encoded by the coding sequence ATGCCTGAACCGGCGACGGTGCTCGTCGTCGAGGACGAGCGCGAACTCGCGGACCTGTTCGCCGACTGGCTGGCCGACAGCTACGACGTGCGGACGGCGTATAATGCCGCGGACGCGCTCGACGAACTCGACGAGGACGTCGACGTCGTCCTGCTCGACCGTCGACTCCCCGAGCGCTCCGGCGACGACGTGCTCGCCGCCATCCGCGAACACGGCTACGACTGCCAGGTCGCGGTGGTGACCGCTGTCGACCCCGACTTCGACACGCTCGAACTCGGCTTCGACACGTACGTCGTCAAGCCCATCGAGCGCGACGAACTCGAATCACTCGTCAAGCGGCTCCTCGCGCGCTCGCTGTACAACGAGGAGGTACAGCAGTACTTCGCACTCGCGTCCAAGCGGGCGACCATCGAAACGACGAAGACCGACGCCGAACTCGCCGCCGACGAACGCTACCAGCAGCTCTGCGAGGACATCCGCGAACTCCGCGTGGAGCTCGACCAGCGTATCACCGACCTCGACGAGGACGACTTCCTCGCGGTGTTCCACGACCTCCAGACCCACGAGGAAGCCACAAGTAACTAA
- a CDS encoding ATP-binding protein gives MPPADVSLVDRQPARNWLVAVLGAVLTVAAISHFETHGHNEPLVVAATVLPAVGVLGYGVWFWMRGPDVARGDAVFAWAVAGAGVVLALDLWAMFVGAYGTGAGIDHVFIQHTSVGALGAAIAGTYSERDRLRSHAHTRLKHALDAAMDGIAVLDPDRRVVYANAAFRDAYRTAGDEGVVGTHWTTYYPTDAEDRLAAVFEELDANGDSDDYWHGTVLAHRDDGRTYPQELSVTSLSGGGYVWVSRDVTAREERDQRLRVLNRVLRHNVRNSLNVVLGRAERLADRGDDGDVDSIVTAAEDLLDVSEKARVVERVLGGEDAGTVPLDSLLDTELQRARSQYPDAVFEVNNEVDADVDARLRLAVRELLTNAVEHNDADPPRVTVTASDDDLVEVRVSDNGPGIPEHERRALGGLTEESLQHGSGIGLWVVYWLARHSGAAVAVPDENTVSIRVPSGDN, from the coding sequence ATGCCGCCCGCCGACGTATCGCTCGTCGACCGACAGCCTGCCCGCAACTGGCTCGTCGCCGTGCTCGGCGCAGTCCTCACGGTGGCTGCAATCAGCCACTTCGAGACGCACGGCCACAACGAACCGCTCGTGGTCGCCGCCACCGTGTTGCCGGCGGTCGGAGTGCTCGGATACGGTGTCTGGTTCTGGATGCGCGGCCCGGACGTGGCGCGCGGCGACGCCGTCTTCGCGTGGGCGGTCGCCGGTGCCGGCGTCGTGCTCGCGCTCGACCTCTGGGCCATGTTCGTGGGCGCGTACGGCACCGGCGCCGGCATCGACCACGTGTTCATCCAGCACACGAGCGTCGGGGCGCTCGGCGCGGCCATCGCCGGCACGTACAGCGAGCGCGACCGACTGCGGTCGCACGCACACACCCGCCTCAAGCACGCGCTCGACGCCGCGATGGACGGCATCGCAGTCCTCGACCCGGACCGCCGTGTGGTGTACGCGAACGCGGCATTCCGGGACGCCTACCGCACGGCCGGCGACGAGGGCGTCGTCGGCACCCACTGGACGACGTACTATCCGACCGACGCCGAGGACCGCCTCGCGGCCGTCTTCGAGGAACTCGACGCCAACGGTGACAGCGACGACTACTGGCACGGGACGGTGCTCGCGCACCGCGACGACGGCCGCACGTACCCCCAGGAGTTGTCCGTGACGTCGCTGTCCGGCGGCGGCTACGTCTGGGTGTCCCGGGACGTCACTGCGCGCGAGGAGCGCGACCAGCGCCTGCGTGTGTTGAACCGCGTGCTCCGGCACAACGTCCGGAACTCGCTGAACGTCGTGCTCGGCCGCGCCGAGCGGCTCGCCGACCGCGGCGACGACGGGGACGTCGACAGTATCGTGACCGCCGCCGAAGACCTGCTCGACGTCAGCGAAAAAGCCCGCGTGGTCGAACGCGTACTCGGCGGGGAGGACGCGGGCACCGTCCCCCTCGACAGTCTCCTCGACACGGAACTCCAGCGAGCGCGCTCGCAGTACCCCGACGCCGTCTTCGAGGTGAACAACGAGGTCGACGCCGACGTCGACGCGCGGCTCCGGCTCGCCGTCCGCGAACTCCTGACGAACGCGGTCGAACACAACGACGCCGACCCGCCTCGGGTGACCGTCACAGCCAGCGACGACGACCTCGTCGAAGTCCGGGTGTCGGACAACGGCCCTGGCATCCCCGAGCACGAGCGGCGCGCACTCGGCGGTCTCACCGAGGAGTCGCTCCAGCACGGCTCCGGCATCGGGCTGTGGGTGGTCTACTGGCTCGCCCGCCACTCCGGCGCGGCGGTTGCCGTGCCCGACGAGAACACCGTCAGCATCCGCGTGCCGTCGGGCGATAATTGA
- a CDS encoding prephenate dehydrogenase/arogenate dehydrogenase family protein: MDVLVVGAGDVGRWFAGLVDAPVTFTDVDEDRARAAATELDRRAAAVPLDTEESFGIVAVAVPMGAAVDAIERHASRAEQAVVDFTGEMRGPLAAMAETAPARERVSFHPLFAPEHAPGHIAVAESTPGPATDRVREWLEAAGNDLVDVGAAEHDDAMVTIQGRAHAAVLAFALAADDVPDDLATPVYEDLAALADRVTGGNARVYADIQDAFGGADDVAAAAQRLADADREAFEEVYDDASR; this comes from the coding sequence ATGGACGTACTCGTGGTGGGGGCCGGCGACGTCGGCCGCTGGTTCGCGGGCCTGGTCGACGCGCCGGTGACGTTCACCGATGTCGACGAGGACCGCGCCCGAGCGGCCGCGACGGAGCTCGACCGCCGAGCGGCGGCTGTCCCGCTGGACACCGAGGAGTCGTTCGGTATCGTCGCCGTCGCCGTGCCGATGGGGGCGGCCGTCGACGCCATCGAGCGCCACGCCAGCCGCGCCGAACAGGCGGTCGTGGACTTCACCGGCGAGATGCGCGGCCCGCTGGCGGCGATGGCGGAGACGGCGCCGGCTCGCGAGCGCGTGAGTTTCCACCCGCTGTTCGCGCCCGAGCACGCGCCGGGCCACATCGCGGTCGCGGAGAGCACGCCCGGACCGGCGACCGACCGCGTCCGCGAGTGGCTCGAAGCCGCGGGCAACGACCTCGTGGACGTCGGTGCCGCCGAGCACGACGACGCGATGGTGACGATTCAGGGGCGGGCGCACGCGGCGGTGCTGGCCTTCGCGCTCGCGGCCGACGACGTGCCCGACGACCTCGCCACCCCCGTCTACGAGGACCTCGCGGCGCTCGCCGACCGCGTGACCGGCGGGAACGCCCGCGTGTACGCCGACATTCAGGACGCGTTCGGCGGCGCGGACGACGTCGCCGCAGCCGCCCAGCGGCTCGCCGACGCCGACCGCGAGGCCTTCGAGGAGGTGTACGACGATGCCAGTCGATAG
- a CDS encoding small ribosomal subunit Rsm22 family protein yields the protein MPVDREAVLDAAKYLRDVRPLDPDELREYVADQPHEAVVRQVLREHAADLGIVEREDGTFVPASDEPVHPDFDRVDALPREYERVVEDLLVEQWGTDWHRSDSGKRLRETIRRFKEQYYRQHAVEYDEEVALGYAIYHLATYYAAVQYVLDDLAAGDVLSGNLRVLDVGAGVGGPALGLVDFLPDDALVEYHAVEPSDAADVLDELLAETGRNVHPTIHRETAEEFDPEGEYDLVLACSVLSELDQPVETAQKYVDALADDGTFLGLAPADKHTSTHLREVERDLEERGATVYGPTPRLWPGERPSDRGWTFDERPDVEVPSFQERLAGASQRPSEFYHTEVRFSYSLLRTDGVRQHDVSLSADRLLKLADADDRVTDRVDAVLAKLSRNLADEDANPLFKVSDGSENEECYAVLVRPTSLNRDLQAAEYGDLLSVESALVLWNDDEEAYNLVVDEETVVDRA from the coding sequence ATGCCAGTCGATAGGGAGGCAGTGCTGGATGCCGCGAAGTACCTCCGCGACGTGCGGCCGCTGGACCCCGACGAACTCCGAGAGTACGTCGCCGACCAGCCCCACGAGGCGGTCGTCCGGCAGGTGCTGCGCGAGCACGCAGCCGACCTCGGCATCGTGGAGCGCGAGGACGGCACGTTCGTCCCCGCCAGCGACGAACCCGTCCACCCGGACTTCGACCGCGTTGACGCACTCCCCCGGGAGTACGAGCGCGTCGTCGAGGACTTGCTCGTCGAGCAGTGGGGCACCGACTGGCACCGCAGCGACTCCGGGAAGCGCCTGCGGGAGACGATTCGACGATTCAAGGAACAGTACTACCGCCAACACGCCGTCGAGTACGACGAGGAGGTCGCGCTCGGCTACGCAATCTACCACCTCGCGACGTACTACGCCGCAGTCCAGTACGTGCTCGACGACCTCGCGGCGGGTGACGTGCTCTCCGGCAACCTCCGCGTGCTGGACGTTGGCGCGGGCGTCGGCGGTCCCGCACTCGGGCTTGTCGACTTCCTGCCCGACGACGCGCTCGTGGAGTATCACGCCGTCGAACCCAGCGACGCCGCGGACGTGCTCGACGAACTGCTCGCCGAAACCGGGCGGAACGTCCACCCGACGATTCACCGGGAGACCGCAGAGGAGTTCGACCCCGAAGGCGAGTACGACCTCGTGCTGGCGTGCAGCGTGCTCAGTGAACTCGACCAGCCGGTCGAGACCGCCCAGAAGTACGTCGACGCGCTCGCCGACGACGGGACGTTCCTCGGGCTCGCGCCCGCGGACAAGCACACGAGCACGCACCTCCGCGAGGTCGAGCGCGACCTCGAAGAACGCGGTGCGACCGTCTACGGCCCGACGCCGCGGCTGTGGCCGGGCGAGCGCCCCAGCGACCGCGGCTGGACGTTCGACGAGCGTCCCGACGTCGAGGTGCCGAGCTTCCAGGAGCGACTCGCGGGGGCCAGCCAACGCCCCTCCGAGTTCTACCACACCGAGGTGCGGTTCTCGTACTCGCTGTTGCGAACGGACGGCGTCCGCCAGCACGACGTTTCGCTGTCTGCCGACCGGCTGTTGAAGCTCGCGGACGCCGACGACCGCGTCACCGACCGCGTGGACGCGGTGCTCGCGAAGCTCTCGCGGAATCTCGCCGACGAGGACGCCAATCCGCTGTTCAAGGTCAGCGACGGCAGCGAGAACGAGGAGTGTTACGCGGTGCTCGTCCGGCCGACGAGTCTCAACCGCGACCTCCAAGCCGCCGAGTACGGCGACCTGCTCTCCGTGGAATCCGCGCTCGTACTCTGGAACGACGACGAGGAGGCGTACAACCTCGTCGTCGACGAGGAGACGGTCGTCGACAGGGCGTAG
- a CDS encoding Lrp/AsnC family transcriptional regulator, with product MTLEGLDDLDQQILHALQEDARGTSSQNIADSAGVSASTVRNRIQRLEERGILRGYHADVDYEQAGYQLYTLIVCTAPVTRREELAAEALSVPGVVRVEEVMTGAENVHVSAVGTDSDDLSRIGRDLDDLGLEVVDEDLIRSVHSGPYEGFDTDVSDEA from the coding sequence ATGACACTGGAAGGTCTCGACGACCTGGACCAGCAGATACTGCACGCGCTTCAGGAGGACGCCCGCGGCACGTCCTCGCAGAATATCGCCGACAGCGCGGGCGTGTCCGCGAGTACGGTCCGCAATCGTATCCAGCGACTGGAGGAGCGCGGGATACTGCGCGGCTACCACGCGGACGTCGATTACGAGCAGGCTGGCTACCAGTTGTACACACTCATCGTCTGTACGGCGCCAGTGACGCGCCGCGAGGAGTTGGCGGCGGAAGCACTGAGCGTGCCGGGTGTGGTGCGCGTCGAGGAGGTGATGACGGGTGCGGAGAACGTCCACGTGTCCGCCGTGGGAACGGATAGCGACGACCTGAGCCGTATCGGCCGCGACCTCGACGACCTCGGGCTGGAGGTCGTCGACGAGGACCTCATTCGGAGTGTTCACTCCGGCCCGTACGAGGGGTTCGACACCGACGTATCGGACGAGGCGTAA
- a CDS encoding NAD-binding protein has protein sequence MSYTKHTTDQTRQRDDVVFVVGGGAVGRAVADRLAADGETVTHVGQSPSTDPPPGQTAHVVDALDAHSLRGAGLADATAVLVLEPDDATNLLVAQLARTQFGVERVLVRTNDPDRESAFELGDVETVNAATVLARAVTDRW, from the coding sequence ATGAGTTACACCAAACACACGACAGACCAGACGCGACAGCGGGACGACGTGGTGTTCGTCGTCGGTGGGGGTGCCGTCGGGCGCGCCGTCGCCGACCGGCTGGCGGCCGACGGCGAGACCGTGACACACGTCGGCCAGTCGCCATCGACTGACCCACCTCCAGGACAGACTGCCCACGTCGTCGACGCGCTAGACGCCCACTCGCTGCGGGGCGCCGGCCTCGCCGATGCGACCGCAGTGCTCGTTCTCGAACCTGACGACGCCACAAACCTCCTCGTCGCACAGCTCGCACGCACCCAATTCGGCGTCGAACGAGTGCTCGTCCGAACGAACGACCCCGACAGAGAATCCGCCTTCGAGCTCGGGGACGTCGAGACCGTCAACGCCGCCACGGTGCTCGCTCGCGCCGTCACCGACCGGTGGTAG
- a CDS encoding amino acid permease, whose protein sequence is MKKLERDLGLGAVFAISVGAMIGSGIFILPALALKIAGPAVIVAYLLAGLLVVPAALSKSEMATAMPEAGGTYLYIERGMGPVLGTIAGVGTWFSLSFKSALALVGGVPYLVLLFDLPVKPVALGLAAFLILVNLFGAKQTGRLQVVIVSVMLAALGWFVAGSATKTQPENYQNFFTGGVEGLLAATGLVFVSYAGVTKVASVAEEVEDPGKNIPIGILGSLAFTTLLYVGIVAVMVGVTEAGSVAGSATPVAVAAQVTLGDWGVYAVIGAALLALVSTANAGILSSSRYPFAMSRDQLAPPTFAEIHDRFGTPTTAITLTGAVVLVLIAFVPILEIAKLASAFQILVFVLINLALVAFREGSTENYDPEFESPLYPWMQAFGVLSGVVLLGQMGWVPLVGAVVITVGSVAWYFVYARSRIRREGAATDVIRRRLGRDVLTETEAFVDGEFADEDTPEVLVALTREADTERERALLTLAADLVRPEDGRVVVVRFDEVPDQVPLDHAAEVQSPADVRFEEQTGELAGEFDVDVEYGEIVSHDTKHAIVNYAEHRGVEAIVAEHERLRLRSRLLGDPIDWVVRHAHCDVLLVENRGYDDPERVVLEGDGGPFDPAAVAVTDTIAGETDGHVTLLSPLGDDQPETRTETIRAYQNELAGLLSAPVRTRDRSADGSDLDPDVVIRTGVQTRVRGGRGDYSPSAADSTEVTVYPRESRRPGFVRRVVERLVF, encoded by the coding sequence GTGAAAAAACTCGAACGAGACCTCGGCCTCGGCGCGGTTTTCGCAATCAGCGTCGGTGCCATGATCGGTAGCGGCATCTTCATCCTCCCGGCTCTCGCGCTCAAAATCGCCGGCCCCGCGGTAATAGTGGCGTACCTGTTGGCGGGCTTGCTCGTCGTTCCTGCCGCCCTCTCGAAATCCGAGATGGCGACCGCGATGCCCGAAGCCGGCGGCACCTACCTCTACATCGAGCGCGGCATGGGCCCCGTCCTCGGCACCATCGCGGGCGTCGGCACGTGGTTCTCGCTGTCGTTCAAGAGCGCGCTCGCGCTCGTCGGCGGCGTCCCCTACCTCGTGTTGCTGTTCGACCTCCCCGTGAAACCCGTCGCACTCGGGCTCGCAGCGTTTCTCATCCTCGTGAACCTCTTCGGCGCGAAACAGACCGGCCGCCTGCAGGTCGTCATCGTCTCCGTGATGCTCGCAGCGTTGGGCTGGTTCGTCGCCGGCAGCGCCACCAAGACCCAGCCCGAGAACTACCAGAACTTCTTCACCGGCGGCGTGGAGGGCCTGCTCGCGGCGACCGGCCTCGTGTTCGTCTCCTACGCGGGCGTCACGAAAGTCGCCAGCGTCGCCGAGGAAGTCGAGGACCCCGGCAAGAACATCCCCATCGGCATCCTCGGGTCGCTGGCGTTCACGACCCTGCTGTACGTCGGTATCGTCGCGGTGATGGTCGGCGTTACGGAGGCCGGTAGCGTCGCCGGTTCGGCCACTCCAGTAGCGGTCGCCGCGCAGGTCACGCTCGGCGACTGGGGCGTCTACGCGGTCATCGGCGCGGCGCTGCTCGCGCTCGTCTCCACCGCCAACGCCGGCATCCTCTCGTCGTCGCGGTACCCGTTCGCGATGAGCCGCGACCAGCTCGCGCCGCCCACGTTCGCGGAGATTCACGACCGGTTCGGCACGCCGACGACCGCCATCACGCTCACGGGGGCGGTCGTCCTCGTGCTCATCGCGTTCGTCCCCATCCTCGAGATTGCGAAGCTCGCGAGCGCGTTCCAAATCCTCGTATTCGTGCTCATCAACCTCGCGCTGGTCGCGTTCCGCGAGGGCTCGACGGAGAACTACGACCCCGAGTTCGAGTCGCCGCTGTACCCGTGGATGCAGGCGTTCGGCGTCCTCAGCGGCGTCGTGTTGCTCGGCCAGATGGGGTGGGTGCCGCTGGTCGGCGCGGTCGTCATCACCGTCGGGAGTGTCGCGTGGTACTTCGTCTACGCTCGCTCGCGCATCCGCCGCGAGGGTGCCGCCACGGACGTCATCCGCCGTCGGCTCGGCCGCGACGTGCTCACGGAAACCGAGGCGTTCGTCGACGGCGAGTTCGCCGACGAGGACACGCCGGAGGTGTTGGTCGCGCTCACGAGGGAAGCCGACACCGAGCGGGAGCGTGCACTCCTGACGTTGGCCGCGGACCTCGTTCGCCCGGAAGACGGCCGTGTCGTCGTCGTTCGCTTCGACGAGGTGCCCGACCAGGTGCCCCTCGACCACGCCGCGGAAGTGCAGTCGCCCGCCGACGTCCGCTTCGAGGAGCAGACCGGCGAACTCGCCGGCGAGTTCGACGTCGACGTCGAGTACGGCGAAATCGTCAGCCACGACACCAAACACGCCATCGTGAACTACGCCGAGCACCGCGGCGTCGAGGCCATCGTCGCCGAACACGAGCGCCTCCGCCTGCGGTCGCGGCTGCTCGGCGACCCCATCGACTGGGTCGTCCGCCACGCCCACTGCGACGTGTTACTCGTCGAGAACCGCGGCTACGACGACCCCGAGCGGGTCGTCCTCGAAGGGGACGGTGGGCCGTTCGACCCCGCTGCGGTCGCCGTCACCGACACAATCGCGGGCGAAACCGACGGCCACGTCACACTCCTCTCCCCGCTGGGCGACGATCAGCCCGAGACGCGCACGGAGACGATTCGAGCCTACCAGAACGAACTCGCGGGGCTGCTGTCTGCACCGGTCCGAACCCGCGACCGGTCGGCCGACGGCAGCGACCTCGACCCCGACGTCGTGATTCGAACGGGCGTGCAGACCCGCGTCCGCGGCGGGCGCGGCGACTACTCCCCGAGCGCCGCCGACTCCACCGAGGTCACGGTCTACCCCCGGGAGTCGCGGCGGCCAGGGTTCGTGCGGCGGGTCGTCGAACGCCTCGTGTTCTGA
- the surE gene encoding 5'/3'-nucleotidase SurE, which yields MSDEPEILVTNDDGINAPGIRALAEGLDEVGNVTVVAPTTDKSSTGRAMSREVTVEEHELGYAIDGTPSDCVVAGLEALGPYPDIVVAGVNEGANLGMYVLGRSGTVSAAVEAAFFGVPAISSSLFLTAEDFGEPTEPSDYEAAVDATTYLVEHAVDAGVFEHADYLNVNAPHPGAAASDEMVVTRPSHGYDMTAARDGGTITLHDRMWDRMNEGDIPDPPGTDRRAVVDGHVSVSPLTAPHTTEHHEALDALAETYD from the coding sequence ATGAGCGACGAACCAGAAATCCTCGTCACCAACGACGACGGCATTAACGCGCCCGGAATCCGAGCGCTCGCGGAGGGGCTAGACGAGGTCGGGAACGTCACAGTCGTCGCGCCGACGACCGACAAGAGTTCGACCGGACGCGCGATGTCCCGGGAGGTCACCGTCGAGGAGCACGAACTCGGGTACGCCATCGACGGGACGCCGTCGGACTGCGTGGTCGCGGGACTGGAAGCGCTCGGGCCGTACCCGGACATCGTGGTCGCGGGCGTCAACGAGGGTGCGAACCTCGGGATGTACGTGCTCGGACGCTCGGGTACCGTCAGTGCGGCCGTCGAGGCCGCGTTCTTCGGCGTCCCTGCAATCTCGTCGTCGCTGTTCCTCACCGCGGAAGACTTCGGCGAACCCACCGAGCCGTCCGACTACGAGGCAGCCGTCGACGCGACCACGTACCTCGTCGAGCACGCCGTCGACGCCGGCGTCTTCGAGCACGCCGACTACTTGAACGTGAACGCGCCCCACCCGGGCGCTGCTGCGTCCGACGAGATGGTGGTGACGCGGCCCTCGCACGGCTACGACATGACCGCCGCCCGCGACGGCGGCACCATCACGCTCCACGACCGCATGTGGGACCGCATGAACGAGGGTGACATCCCCGACCCGCCCGGCACGGACCGCCGCGCCGTCGTCGACGGCCACGTCTCCGTCTCGCCGCTCACCGCGCCCCACACCACCGAGCACCACGAGGCGCTGGACGCGCTCGCGGAGACCTACGACTGA
- a CDS encoding GNAT family N-acetyltransferase — protein sequence MSSPPDGVLPRVTGFARRLVARLRPERIALTPPPMTFTDGEDREVVVRAYEDGDLESLVAMYDDFDPAQRAQGTPPLAEDAIRDWLDGVLDGPNVVAVVDGDVVGHVMFVPDDTGRHELAIFVHQDYQRAGIGTNLLATGLEHARREGVEYVWLSVEAWKRDAQRLYQRAGFSTVNPMGAAHRMSRYL from the coding sequence ATGTCGTCGCCGCCAGACGGAGTCCTGCCGCGCGTCACGGGGTTCGCTCGCCGGCTCGTCGCGCGCCTCCGCCCCGAGCGCATCGCGCTCACGCCGCCGCCGATGACGTTCACGGATGGCGAGGACCGCGAGGTCGTCGTGCGCGCCTACGAGGACGGCGACCTCGAATCGCTGGTCGCGATGTACGACGACTTCGACCCCGCCCAGCGCGCACAGGGGACGCCGCCACTCGCCGAGGACGCGATTCGCGACTGGCTGGACGGCGTCCTCGACGGCCCGAACGTCGTCGCAGTCGTGGACGGCGACGTCGTCGGGCACGTGATGTTCGTCCCGGACGACACCGGTCGGCACGAACTCGCCATCTTCGTCCACCAGGACTACCAGCGCGCGGGCATCGGCACGAACCTCCTCGCGACCGGCCTCGAACACGCCCGCCGCGAGGGCGTCGAGTACGTCTGGCTCTCCGTCGAAGCGTGGAAGCGCGACGCCCAGCGGCTCTACCAGCGCGCCGGCTTCTCGACGGTGAACCCGATGGGTGCCGCCCACCGCATGTCGCGGTACCTCTGA
- a CDS encoding DUF7385 family protein — MDDVDFDELVSSLTPREENSALKSYQNTVSVSCPACGDPFDDLVVCKDNPTSLNLSRQLDLCVGVDDGRAIIFTHKP, encoded by the coding sequence ATGGACGACGTTGACTTCGACGAACTCGTCTCGTCGCTGACCCCGCGTGAGGAGAACAGCGCGCTCAAATCCTACCAGAACACCGTCTCCGTGTCGTGTCCCGCCTGCGGCGACCCCTTCGACGACCTCGTCGTCTGCAAGGACAACCCCACGAGCCTCAACCTCTCGCGGCAACTCGACCTCTGCGTCGGCGTCGACGACGGCCGCGCCATCATCTTCACGCACAAACCCTAG